Genomic segment of Dactylococcopsis salina PCC 8305:
GGTCAAAAAGTAAGTTCTAATGAATGTAGTGCTTCACCCTCAACACCAAGAGAACTTGATCTTGTCGCTAGTCCAGAAACTGTCCATTGGGGATTTTTCAGCAAAAATTTACCACCTGTAAGCACAATTCACTCTGGAGATTATCTCACGATTGAAATGATTACCCATCATGCTGGAGATGACTATGCGCGCATGATTGCTGGAGATGAGGCTCTTGAAAGCATCTATCACTGGACTAAAGAGGAGAAAACTATTAGTCAGCGAGGGCCCGGGGTTCATATTCTTACAGGTCCAGTGTATATCTGTGGAGCAGAACCCGGAGACTTACTGGAAGTTCGCATTGTCAATTTAGAACCGAGACCCAGCAAAAACCCGCTTTATCCAGGAAAGGCATTTGGCTCTAATGCCTCAGCTTGGTGGGGCTTTCAATACAACAATTTAGAGGAAGAACCGAAACCTCGTGAAATAATCACTCTCTATGAGGTAGATACCACAGGAAAACGGGACTGGGCGAAAGCGGTCTATCGCTATCGATGGACTCCCCAGACTACCCCTGATGGAGTCGTGCATGAACGTATTGACACTCCCGGTATCGTCGTAGATCACAGTAAAGTAACAAAAATTGATCAAACCTTAGAAGGAGTACGAATTCCCTTACGTTATCACGTTGGTGCGATGGGAGTTGCTCCCAAAGAAGCAGATGTTGTTGATTCAATTCCTCCTAGTTACTTTGGTGGGAATATAGATGACCGTCACGTGGGAATTGGCACGTCTATGTATTACCCTGTTTCCGTACCAGGAGCCTTATTTTCTGCTGGAGATGCTCATGCTGCTCAGGGGGATTCTGAATTAGATGGTACCGCGATCGAAATTTCAATGAATGGCACCTTCCAGTTCATCTTACATAAGCAAACTGATTTGGAAGATACTATCTTAGAAGGTATTGATTATCCTTTACTCGAAACGCCAGATTCGTGGATTGTACACGGATTTACTTTTCCCAATTACTTGGCACAGTTGGGTGAAAACGCTCAAAGCAAAATTTATGAGTTGTCTTCCTTAGACCCAGCATTACAAGATAGCTCGACTAAATTACGCGACTTTTTAGAGAATGGCATGGGTTTAACTGAGGATGAAGCCTACTCTCTGATCACTGTTGGCGCTGATTTTGCTATTACTCAGGTGGTCGATGGAAACTGGGGAGTTCATGGAATCCTGCCTAAAGCAATGTTCGATCAGGCTAATGTTAAACCCAAACCCTCTTCAGAGTAGTTTTCTAGAGTAGCCTACACATGATTGGGGTGGGGCAGACCCACCCGACAGTTAAGGAAATCAGACTTTTAAGTTTTGGGTAATGCGTCTCATTGCTTCGTTAACGTTTTCTCGACTGTTAAAGGCAGAAATGCGAAAATATCCTTCTCCTGCTGCGCCAAAACCCGAACCTGGTGTTCCGACAATATGCGCTGCATAAAGCAATTTATCAAATAAATCCCAACTGGAAAGCCCCTCTGGTGCTTTTACCCAAATATAAGGCGCATGAATCCCTCCGTAAACGGTTAAACCAGCGGCGGTGAGTTTTTCGCGGATGATTTTTGCATTGTCTAAATAGAAGTTAATTAGGGCTTTAACTTCTGCTTTTCCTTGTTCTGAATAAACTGCTTCTGCTCCTCGTTGTACGATGTAGGAAACGCCGTTAAATTTAGTGGAGTGACGACGATTCCACAGTTGCCAAAGTTGAATTTCTGAACCATCGGAAGCCTTGGCGGTTAAGGTTTTGGGAATGACGGTCAAGGCGCAACGAGTACCTGTAAAACCAGCGTTTTTTGAGAAGGAACGAAACTCGATCACGCAATCTTTCGCCCCTTCTACTTCATAAATGGAATGGGGGATGGTTTCATCGGTAATATACGCTTCATAAGCGGCATCAAATAGAATCAACGCATCCACTGATTTGGCATAATTCACCCATGCTTGTAAATGTTCTTTGGTTGCAACCGCGCCTGTGGGATTATTGGGAAAGCACAAGTAAATTAAATCAATGTTTTTGTTGGTGGGGATAGCTGCGGTAAAGTTGTTTTCAGCAGTAACGGGAATATAAATTAATCCCTCATATTTTCCCTCATCATTTGCTGATCCAGTATGTCCCGCCATGACATTGGTATCCACATACACGGGATAAACGGGATCAGTAACGGCGATCGTGTTATCATCCCCTAAAATATCTAAAATGTTTCCTGTGTCGCATTTTGAGCCATCAGACACAAAGATTTCATCGGCGCTAATGTCACAACCGCGATTTTGATAGTCGTTTTGAGCAATTTTTTCTCGCAACCAAGAAAACCCTTGTTCCGGACCATAGCCCTGAAACGTTGATCGATCGCGCATTTCATCTACTGCTTTCGCCATGGCATCACAACAGGCTTGTGGTAACGGTTCAGTAACATCACCAATTCCCAGTTTGATAATTTCGGCATTGGGATTGGCTTCAGCAAAGGTGTTAACGCGACGAGCAATTTCTGGGAAAAGATAACCGGCTTTGAGTTTCAGGTAATTTTCGTTAATTTTGACCATAAATAATCTTGAGACAAATCTGATTTTGGCATTCTAACAAAGGTCGAGACCGTTCTGATAAACTTACACAAATTTAACCAAATAGGCTAAACTTGACGTTAACTTCCTGCTTCTTTCCCACGAGGGGCTTTTCCTAGCAACGTCGGCGTTATCTAGTCCACAGGCTTCTTCTATTTATACGAGCGAACTACCCGCAAAAGCCAGATTTTTACTGGCATTTAAGTCTCGATCGCATCGAAAACCACAACTTTCACATTGAAAAGTTCTTTCTGATAGAGACATTTTTTCTTTCACTGTTCCACAGTTAGAACAAGTTTTAGAAGAGGGAAACCATCGGTCAACTATGATTAATTGGGAACCAAAAAGTTGACACTTGTACTCTAGCTGACGACGGAACTCATAGAAGCCCATATCTGCGATCGCTTTAGCCAGTTTGTGGTTAGCTAACATTCCTTTGACGTTTAAGTTTTCGATAACAATCTTACTGTGGTTCTTAGCAAGATAAGTCGTTAACTTATGAAGTACGTCTTTACGAATGTTAGCTATCTTTCGATGAAGTCTAGCCATCTTAATCTGGGCTTTTTTCCAATTTTTAGAACCGATTTCTTTATGGCGATTTAAGTATTGAAGACGAGAAAGTTTGGCTTCAAACTTCCGATAAGACTTCGCACCTTCAAAAACCTCTCCAGTAGATAGTGTTGCTAAAGTCTTGACACCTAAATCAACTCCTACAATCTCGTGAGCTTTTGGTGTATTTTTGACTTCCACTTCAATCTTAAAAGAGACAAACCATTTATCTGCTGTGCGAGAAATCGTAATTGTTTTAGGGTTAACACCTTGAGGAAGTCTCTCAAAAGTTCTCACCCAGCCAACCTTTGGAAGTTTGACATGGAAATGATCAATCTTGATGCTTCCATCTAAGGTGAAGCTATCATTCCTGCCTTTTTTCTTAAATTTTGGAGGTTTTGAAACACCACCAAAACATCTTTTCCATGCTTCTCTGAGATTCCTTAAAGCAAATTGAGGAGCGCATTTAGAGACTTCGTAATACCAAAGATTTTTGGGTTTACAAAGAGCAACTAATAACTTGTGAAGTTCAATTGCTGAAGGAAACTTAATTTTATCGTCAGGATTTGCTTTATTATGATCAAGAATGAACTTAGTTAACGATAATCCCCAGTTATAAGCATGACGGGCAACTCCTGCGTGTTTGGCACAAAGAGTTTTCTGTTGATTATTAAGGTTTAATTCAGTCTTAAAAGATAGAATCATTTTAAGTCTTTGGCTACCTCAGAAACTGTAACTAGATTAGACATATATTGGTTAAATCTGTTTGCTTGTTTAAGTATAACAAACTTTATCCAAGATTTTGTTTTCTGTTTTTAACCCCTTTAATCGGTTAATAATCGACACCGCGCCGCAATTCTACTCCATGGTAGGCGTAATGTTTATGACAGACCATTTCTGAATAAACATTGGCGAGATCAAAATAGGGAGGACGGTTAAAACAACGTCCTGTAATGATGACTTGGGTATCGTCGGGTTTCGCGGCGAGGGTTTCGACAATTGGTTTCCCATCGAGCAATTCTAGGTCAATGGTGGGGTTTAATTCATCGAGGATGATGGTTTTATAAGTTCCCGACTCGATCGCCTCTTTTGCCGTTTTCCAGCCTCTTTCTGCTTCGGCGTAGTCGTCTAGTTGCTGTTTCCCTCGCCAAACGATCGCGTCTCTTCCACAGCGAATCTGATCCAATAGTTTGGGATAACTTGCTTTTAAGGCTGCGATCGCCGCGTCTTCTGTGTAGCCAGTTCCTCCTTTCAACCACTGGACAATTAAAACACGATGAGACCGATCGCGATCAATTCCTCGTCCGATCGCCAGTAATGCCTTTCCTAACGCACTGGTTGACTTTCCTTTTCCATCACCCGTATAAATTTCGATCCCTTCTAAGGCTTGATCCGTTGCCAGATGCGGTTTCATTTCTGAATGTAAATCACATAAATCAAGTAGTTTTTGAGGAGAAGATCGACCTGTTACAATCACTTCTAGGGGATCAGGTTTCTGTTGGAGAGTATCAACCACATCCTCTAAAGCCAGTAACCCTAAATCAAGCACTGGATTTAGTTCATCTAAAACAATAATCGAATAAAGTCCTGATGCGATCGCGCCTTTGGCAATATTCCAGCCTCGCATCGCTTCTTGTTTATCAAAGGGTGTTACGGATTCCTTTCCGAAATATTCCGCTCGTCCCGTGCGAACCTGATCAATGAGATGAGGAAACCCTTTCTGCAACGCAGCGATCGCCGCATCTTCATCATAAACCCGTTCTGGACCTTTAAGAAATCGTAACAAGAGGACGCGGTTCGTTCCTTCCCCGTGAATCCCCAGCCCGATCGACCTTAAAACCACACCTAAAGCCGCTTGTGACTTTCCCTTCCCCTCTCCATCATAAACATGAATCTGTCCCACTTGACGTTGCGATCGTTCTTGCGCTGTCCGAATCCCAATCCCATCTCTACTCATAATTTTACTTTCTCGCTCCTACAATCAATAGTCAGACCTCTAGTTTAACGAGGAGAAAAAATTTTCTGAGATGTTCTCAGACTGGAAGAGTAGTTCCCCCAAACTTGGGGGTTAGGGCAGGGCTGTTTCATTCTTTTAAAATTAAGGGAGGTAGGGAGATGGGGGAGACAAGGGAGACAAGGGAGATGGGGGAGATTTCAGGACTCTTTTTTCTTATGAAAAAGCCAAAAAGTAGGAAAAACGTCTCGATGTGGCGAAGCCACCGCCCTTCTTGCCTCGGACGTACCGTAAGAGGTTCAGGCGATCGAGCGAAGCTCGGTGCGCGGAGCGCAATCGTTGCCAATTTTGACCCCGAGAATGAAACAGCCCTGGGGGGTTAGGGGGCGATAATTCCCCCAAACTTGGGGGTTAGGGGGCGATAATTCCCCCAAACTTGGGGGTTAGGGGGCGATAATTCCCCCAAACTTGGGGGTTAGGGGGCAATCTTTCCCAAACTTGGGGGTTAGGGGGCAATCTTTCCCAAACTGTGTTCCTTATGCTGTCAACATACATGGTCAATTAGTGAGTAAAAAGCGCCATTCTTAACTTAATCGACATTAACTCTGGGAAAATTTACCTCTTTCCATCAGCGACCGACAGTCCTAAACTTTAGGGAGAGAGGTTTCTATAACAGAAGTTCTTTCCGCTATTCCGTATTCTGGAGCAAATTTTTATGAAAAGAGTTTTAAGTATCATTCTCGGTGGTGGCGCTGGAACACGCTTATATCCACTCACGAAACTACGGGCTAAACCCGCCGTCCCTTTGGCGGGAAAATACCGTTTAATTGATATCCCAGTCAGTAACTGTATCAACTCTGGCTTACAAAAAATTTATGTTTTGACTCAATTTAATTCTGCCTCCTTAAACCGTCATATTAGCCAAACCTATAACTTTTCTGGGTTTAGTGATGGCTTTACCGAAGTTTTGGCAGCGCAACAAACCCCACAAAATCCGAACTGGTTTCAAGGAACAGCAGATGCGGTTCGTAAATACTTATGGCTATTCCAAGAGTGGGATGTCGATGAGTATTTGATTTTATCTGGAGATCACCTCTATCGCATGGATTACGAGAAGTTTATTCAGCACCATCGAGACACCAATGCTGATATTACGCTCTCAGTGATTCCCATTGATGAAAAACGCGCCAGTAGTTTTGGTTTAATGAAGATTGATGATTCAGGACGGATCATTGATTTTAGTGAGAAACCGAAAGGGGATGCACTGAAACAAATGAGAGTAGATACCCAAACGTTAGGTTTAGATGCAGAACAGGCGCAAAAAATGCCCTATATTGCTTCGATGGGGATTTATGTATTTAAAAAAGAAGTGTTGCGGGAGTTATTAGAAGCTAATCACGAACAAACTGACTTCGGGAAAGAAATTATTCCAAGTGCTGCCCCAAATTACCGCGTTCAAGCCTATTTATTTAATGGCTATTGGGAAGATATTGGGACGATCGAAGCGTTTTACAAGGCAAATCTGGGCTTAACCATGCAACCGAAGCCGTCTTTCAGTTTTTATGACAAAGACGCACCCATTTACACTCGCGCTCGTTATCTCCCTCCCACTAAACTCCTCCATTGTGAAGTGACAGAATCCATTATCGGTGAAGGCTGTATCCTGAAAGAATGCACCGTGAGCAATTCCGTTTTAGGGATTCGTAGTCGCATTGAAAGCGGTTGTTCTGTAGAAAGTAGTATGCTGATGGGAGCAGATTATTATGAATCCAATGCGGAACGCTCTT
This window contains:
- a CDS encoding acetamidase/formamidase family protein, whose translation is MYRKGKSLFKGWQILLALVISIGVITNFWSIQTGTADDANFQGQKVSSNECSASPSTPRELDLVASPETVHWGFFSKNLPPVSTIHSGDYLTIEMITHHAGDDYARMIAGDEALESIYHWTKEEKTISQRGPGVHILTGPVYICGAEPGDLLEVRIVNLEPRPSKNPLYPGKAFGSNASAWWGFQYNNLEEEPKPREIITLYEVDTTGKRDWAKAVYRYRWTPQTTPDGVVHERIDTPGIVVDHSKVTKIDQTLEGVRIPLRYHVGAMGVAPKEADVVDSIPPSYFGGNIDDRHVGIGTSMYYPVSVPGALFSAGDAHAAQGDSELDGTAIEISMNGTFQFILHKQTDLEDTILEGIDYPLLETPDSWIVHGFTFPNYLAQLGENAQSKIYELSSLDPALQDSSTKLRDFLENGMGLTEDEAYSLITVGADFAITQVVDGNWGVHGILPKAMFDQANVKPKPSSE
- the nrtS gene encoding nitrate/nitrite transporter NrtS, with the protein product MGVRGQSFPNCVPYAVNIHGQLVSKKRHS
- a CDS encoding cob(I)yrinic acid a,c-diamide adenosyltransferase codes for the protein MSRDGIGIRTAQERSQRQVGQIHVYDGEGKGKSQAALGVVLRSIGLGIHGEGTNRVLLLRFLKGPERVYDEDAAIAALQKGFPHLIDQVRTGRAEYFGKESVTPFDKQEAMRGWNIAKGAIASGLYSIIVLDELNPVLDLGLLALEDVVDTLQQKPDPLEVIVTGRSSPQKLLDLCDLHSEMKPHLATDQALEGIEIYTGDGKGKSTSALGKALLAIGRGIDRDRSHRVLIVQWLKGGTGYTEDAAIAALKASYPKLLDQIRCGRDAIVWRGKQQLDDYAEAERGWKTAKEAIESGTYKTIILDELNPTIDLELLDGKPIVETLAAKPDDTQVIITGRCFNRPPYFDLANVYSEMVCHKHYAYHGVELRRGVDY
- a CDS encoding RNA-guided endonuclease InsQ/TnpB family protein — its product is MILSFKTELNLNNQQKTLCAKHAGVARHAYNWGLSLTKFILDHNKANPDDKIKFPSAIELHKLLVALCKPKNLWYYEVSKCAPQFALRNLREAWKRCFGGVSKPPKFKKKGRNDSFTLDGSIKIDHFHVKLPKVGWVRTFERLPQGVNPKTITISRTADKWFVSFKIEVEVKNTPKAHEIVGVDLGVKTLATLSTGEVFEGAKSYRKFEAKLSRLQYLNRHKEIGSKNWKKAQIKMARLHRKIANIRKDVLHKLTTYLAKNHSKIVIENLNVKGMLANHKLAKAIADMGFYEFRRQLEYKCQLFGSQLIIVDRWFPSSKTCSNCGTVKEKMSLSERTFQCESCGFRCDRDLNASKNLAFAGSSLV
- a CDS encoding glucose-1-phosphate adenylyltransferase produces the protein MKRVLSIILGGGAGTRLYPLTKLRAKPAVPLAGKYRLIDIPVSNCINSGLQKIYVLTQFNSASLNRHISQTYNFSGFSDGFTEVLAAQQTPQNPNWFQGTADAVRKYLWLFQEWDVDEYLILSGDHLYRMDYEKFIQHHRDTNADITLSVIPIDEKRASSFGLMKIDDSGRIIDFSEKPKGDALKQMRVDTQTLGLDAEQAQKMPYIASMGIYVFKKEVLRELLEANHEQTDFGKEIIPSAAPNYRVQAYLFNGYWEDIGTIEAFYKANLGLTMQPKPSFSFYDKDAPIYTRARYLPPTKLLHCEVTESIIGEGCILKECTVSNSVLGIRSRIESGCSVESSMLMGADYYESNAERSSGGRSDHQIPIGIGENSKIRRAIVDKNARIGKNVLIMNKDRVEEANREDEGFYIRSGIVVILKNAIIPDDTVI
- a CDS encoding LL-diaminopimelate aminotransferase; its protein translation is MVKINENYLKLKAGYLFPEIARRVNTFAEANPNAEIIKLGIGDVTEPLPQACCDAMAKAVDEMRDRSTFQGYGPEQGFSWLREKIAQNDYQNRGCDISADEIFVSDGSKCDTGNILDILGDDNTIAVTDPVYPVYVDTNVMAGHTGSANDEGKYEGLIYIPVTAENNFTAAIPTNKNIDLIYLCFPNNPTGAVATKEHLQAWVNYAKSVDALILFDAAYEAYITDETIPHSIYEVEGAKDCVIEFRSFSKNAGFTGTRCALTVIPKTLTAKASDGSEIQLWQLWNRRHSTKFNGVSYIVQRGAEAVYSEQGKAEVKALINFYLDNAKIIREKLTAAGLTVYGGIHAPYIWVKAPEGLSSWDLFDKLLYAAHIVGTPGSGFGAAGEGYFRISAFNSRENVNEAMRRITQNLKV